In one window of Trueperaceae bacterium DNA:
- the ndhC gene encoding NADH-quinone oxidoreductase subunit A, whose amino-acid sequence MYTALFMLFLAAGFIGVAALAITFVTGPKKTPQTATLEAYEAGIPAAGDARERFPIHFYLVAMLFIIFDLETAFFYPLAVRFQEAPQYLFWNALVFVAILGVGYVYVLRRGVLDWR is encoded by the coding sequence TTGTACACCGCCCTGTTCATGCTGTTCCTGGCCGCCGGGTTCATCGGCGTCGCGGCGCTGGCGATCACGTTCGTCACCGGCCCCAAGAAGACGCCGCAGACCGCGACGCTCGAGGCGTACGAGGCGGGCATCCCCGCCGCCGGCGACGCGCGGGAGCGCTTCCCGATCCACTTCTACCTGGTCGCGATGCTGTTCATCATCTTCGACCTCGAAACGGCGTTCTTCTACCCCCTCGCGGTCCGCTTCCAGGAGGCGCCGCAGTACCTGTTCTGGAACGCCCTCGTCTTCGTCGCGATCCTCGGCGTGGGGTACGTCTACGTCCTGCGCCGCGGCGTGCTGGATTGGCGGTGA
- a CDS encoding APC family permease — translation AGDGGPSLDLAGVGAAAALAFVAFTGYGRVATLGEEVTDPRRTIPRAVVATLAASAALYLGVAGVAVATVGADAFAATAAGASAPLVAVARAWAAAGAAPGGLPGLLAVGAVTAMAGVTLNLILGLSRVAFAMARDGEAPAVLARLDPSGRTPTAAVLVVAGGVALGVATGDVRVTWTFSAVTVLLYYAVTNLAALRVREGRFVPRAVSWAGLVGCLALAAFVAPAAWAVAGVVAAVALGVRAAARR, via the coding sequence GCCGGGGACGGAGGCCCCTCGCTCGACCTCGCGGGGGTGGGGGCGGCCGCCGCGCTCGCGTTCGTCGCCTTCACCGGGTACGGCCGCGTCGCGACGCTGGGGGAGGAGGTCACCGATCCGCGGCGCACCATCCCGCGGGCGGTGGTCGCGACCTTGGCGGCGTCCGCCGCGCTGTACCTCGGGGTGGCCGGGGTGGCGGTCGCGACCGTCGGGGCGGACGCCTTCGCCGCGACGGCGGCGGGGGCCTCCGCGCCGCTGGTGGCGGTCGCGCGCGCGTGGGCGGCGGCGGGCGCCGCGCCGGGGGGCCTGCCGGGGCTCCTGGCGGTCGGGGCGGTCACGGCGATGGCGGGCGTGACGCTGAACCTGATCCTGGGGCTGTCGCGGGTCGCCTTCGCGATGGCGCGCGACGGCGAGGCGCCCGCCGTGCTGGCGCGCCTGGATCCGTCGGGGCGGACGCCGACCGCGGCGGTGCTGGTGGTCGCGGGGGGCGTGGCGCTGGGGGTGGCGACCGGCGACGTGCGGGTCACCTGGACGTTCTCCGCGGTGACGGTGTTGCTGTACTACGCGGTGACGAACCTGGCGGCGTTGCGGGTGCGCGAGGGGCGGTTCGTGCCGCGCGCGGTGTCGTGGGCCGGCCTGGTCGGGTGTCTGGCGTTGGCGGCGTTCGTCGCGCCGGCGGCGTGGGCGGTGGCGGGCGTCGTCGCGGCGGTGGCGCTCGGGGTGCGGGCGGCCGCCCGGCGTTGA
- a CDS encoding NADH-quinone oxidoreductase subunit B family protein, which yields MAVSDLFEKDFTELERDGILFSTLGKLVAWGRSNSIYPVTFGLACCALEMMQSTNARNDMARMGSEVFRASPRQADVMIVAGRLSKKMAPVMRRVYEQMPEPKWVISMGACASSGGMFNNYAIVQNVDSVVPVDVFVPGCPPRPEALVYAVLQLQKKVRGETFDEDGVELPMVEGWTRS from the coding sequence GTGGCGGTGAGCGACCTCTTCGAGAAGGACTTCACCGAGCTCGAGCGCGACGGCATCCTGTTCTCGACCCTCGGTAAACTCGTCGCTTGGGGCCGCAGCAACAGCATCTACCCCGTCACGTTCGGCCTGGCCTGCTGCGCGCTCGAGATGATGCAGTCGACGAACGCCCGCAACGACATGGCGCGCATGGGCAGCGAGGTGTTCCGCGCCAGCCCGCGCCAGGCGGACGTGATGATCGTCGCGGGGCGCCTGTCGAAGAAGATGGCGCCGGTGATGCGCCGCGTCTACGAACAGATGCCCGAACCCAAGTGGGTGATCAGCATGGGTGCGTGCGCCAGTTCGGGCGGCATGTTCAACAACTACGCCATCGTCCAGAACGTCGATTCCGTCGTGCCCGTCGACGTGTTCGTGCCCGGCTGCCCGCCGCGCCCCGAAGCGCTCGTGTACGCCGTGCTGCAGCTGCAGAAGAAGGTGCGCGGCGAGACGTTCGACGAGGACGGCGTGGAACTCCCGATGGTGGAAGGGTGGACCCGCTCGTGA